In the Tenrec ecaudatus isolate mTenEca1 chromosome 16, mTenEca1.hap1, whole genome shotgun sequence genome, one interval contains:
- the LOC142428715 gene encoding olfactory receptor 13A1-like, with protein MTEKQQVLKMWIGARARDSQPSCVMEPGETPKSNQTLVTEFLLQGFSEHPQLRLALLGCFLVLYTVALSGNALIITVVACSASLHSPMYFFLSNLATMDIICTSTILPKVLAGLATQENTISYSGCMVQLFFLLWSLSSELLLLLVMAFDRYVAICRPLHYSTIMSPQVCVAMAMGVWGICAVNASVHTGLMARLNFCGPRVITHFFCEIPPLLLLSCSPTRVNSIMTVVADAFYGFINFLLTLASYGCIVASILRIHSAEGKRRAFSTCSSHLIAVSVTYTAVFCAYISPASSYSPERSKVAGVLYTALSPTLNPLIYTLRNAEVQRALAKLLPFCRR; from the exons ATGACTGAGAAGCAGCAGGTCCTGAAGATGTGGATCGgagccagggct AGGGACAGCCAGCCCTCCTGTGTCATGGAACCTGGTgagaccccaaagtccaaccaGACGCTGGTGACAGAGTTCCTGCTGCAGGGGTTCTCAGAGCACCCCCAGCTGCGCCTGGCCCTGCTCGGCTGCTTCCTGGTGCTCTACACCGTGGCGCTCTCGGGCAACGCTCTCATCatcactgtggtggcctgcagcgCCAGCCTCCACagccccatgtacttcttcctgtcCAACCTGGCCACCATGGACATCATCTGCACCTCCACCATCCTGCCCAAGGTGCTGGCGGGCCTGGCCACCCAGGAAAACACCATCTCCTACTCAGGCTGCATGGTCcagctcttcttcctcctctggtCCTTGTCTTCAGAGTTGCTGCTGCTTTTGGTCATGGCCTTTGACCGCTACGTGGCCATCTGCCGTCCACTGCACTACAGCACCATCATGAGCCCACAGGTGTGTGTGGCAATGGCTATGGGTGTTTGGGGGATCTGTGCCGTGAATGCTTCAGTCCACACTGGCCTGATGGCAAGGCTGAACTTCTGTGGCCCCAGGGTCATCACGCATTTCTTCTGTGAGATCCCACCACTGCTGCTGCTCTCCTGCAGCCCCACGCGAGTGAACAGCATCATGACGGTCGTGGCCGACGCCTTCTATGGCTTCATCAACTTCCTGCTCACGCTGGCCTCCTACGGATGCATCGTGGCCAGCATCCTGCGTATCCACTCGGCCGAGGGCAAGCGCCGCGCCTTCTCCACCTGCTCCTCGCACCTCATCGCCGTTTCTGTGACCTACACAGCTGTGTTTTGTGCCTACATCAGCCCAGCCTCCAGCTACAGCCCCGAGAGGAGCAAAGTGGCGGGGGTGCTGTATACTGCACTGAGCCCCACTCTGAACCCGCTCATCTACACGCTGCGGAATGCCGAGGTCCAACGAGCCCTGGCCAAGCTCCTGCCTTTCTGCCGAAGGTGA